A window from Bacillota bacterium encodes these proteins:
- the tsf gene encoding translation elongation factor Ts, whose translation MAVTAEDIKELRERTGAGMMDCKKALEETGGDMEKAIAYLREKGLAKMHKRAGRIAAEGVVEAYIHLGGKIGVLVEVNCETDFVARTDDFRHLAREVALQVAASKPLYVSSADVPESVLESERAIYRAQALNEGKPEAVVAKIVEGRLKKFYTEVCLLEQPYIRDPEKTIGDLVAEVSAKTGEKVQVRRFARFELGEGIEKPCACEA comes from the coding sequence GTGGCTGTGACAGCCGAGGACATCAAGGAACTCCGGGAGAGAACTGGGGCCGGAATGATGGACTGCAAAAAGGCCCTGGAGGAAACCGGAGGCGACATGGAGAAGGCCATCGCGTACCTGCGCGAGAAGGGCCTCGCGAAGATGCATAAGAGGGCGGGCAGGATCGCGGCCGAGGGCGTGGTTGAGGCATACATCCACCTCGGAGGCAAGATCGGCGTGCTGGTGGAGGTCAATTGCGAGACGGATTTCGTGGCGCGCACGGACGACTTCCGGCACCTGGCAAGGGAAGTCGCGCTTCAGGTCGCCGCGAGCAAGCCCCTCTACGTGTCCAGCGCTGATGTGCCGGAATCGGTTCTTGAGAGCGAGCGGGCTATATACCGCGCGCAGGCCCTGAACGAGGGAAAGCCTGAGGCGGTCGTCGCTAAGATCGTTGAGGGCAGGCTCAAGAAGTTCTACACCGAGGTTTGCCTGCTCGAGCAGCCCTACATCAGAGACCCTGAGAAGACCATAGGCGATCTCGTGGCCGAGGTGTCAGCGAAGACTGGGGAGAAGGTCCAGGTGCGACGGTTCGCCAGATTCGAGCTGGGAGAGGGCATCGAGAAGCCGTGCGCCTGTGAGGCCTGA
- the rpsB gene encoding 30S ribosomal protein S2 — MAVVTMKQLLEAGVHFGHQTRRWNPKMKPFIFTERNGIYIIDLQKTVRKIDEAYEFVKRVAQEGGTILFVGTKKQARNTVKEEAERCGMFYVNERWLGGMLTNFRTIRKRIERLRMLESMQADGSFEVLPKKEVMHLMKEKAKLERFLGGIREMSGLPGAVFVVDPRKERIAVQEARKLGIPVVGIVDTNCDPDEVDYVIPGNDDAIRAVKLICGKMADAVIEGLEGRDAALAAEAQEGSVAGEIHEHELEGEYADDATDVVEMPLDLEVAEVDNDDHATVRDDDTER; from the coding sequence ATGGCAGTAGTCACCATGAAGCAGTTGCTCGAGGCTGGGGTTCATTTCGGCCATCAGACCAGGCGCTGGAACCCCAAGATGAAGCCCTTCATCTTCACCGAGCGCAACGGCATCTACATTATAGACCTCCAGAAGACAGTCAGGAAGATCGACGAGGCCTACGAGTTCGTGAAGCGCGTGGCGCAAGAGGGCGGCACCATCCTGTTCGTGGGAACGAAGAAACAGGCTCGGAACACTGTCAAGGAAGAGGCCGAACGCTGCGGCATGTTCTACGTGAACGAACGCTGGCTCGGTGGGATGCTCACCAACTTCCGGACCATTCGAAAGCGAATCGAGCGTCTCCGGATGCTGGAGAGCATGCAGGCGGATGGGTCGTTCGAGGTCCTTCCGAAGAAAGAAGTCATGCACCTCATGAAGGAGAAAGCGAAGCTCGAGCGGTTCCTCGGTGGCATTCGCGAGATGTCTGGGCTGCCGGGAGCCGTTTTCGTGGTTGATCCGCGTAAGGAGAGAATAGCAGTGCAGGAAGCGAGGAAGCTTGGCATACCCGTCGTGGGGATCGTCGACACCAACTGCGACCCCGACGAGGTCGACTACGTGATCCCTGGGAACGACGACGCTATCCGCGCCGTGAAGCTCATTTGCGGGAAGATGGCTGACGCGGTCATAGAGGGCCTTGAGGGTCGTGACGCGGCGCTTGCGGCCGAGGCGCAGGAGGGTTCGGTGGCCGGGGAGATCCACGAACACGAGCTTGAAGGCGAGTATGCCGATGACGCAACAGACGTCGTCGAGATGCCCCTGGACCTCGAGGTCGCAGAGGTTGACAACGACGATCACGCCACGGTGCGCGACGACGACACCGAGCGGTAG
- a CDS encoding spore germination protein — translation MSFLRNILNEIVSLLSFENPAREEEFVLDTQPKLPGLTSDAPRTGGASPGASAGPDTGQGKAQGREQGTGQVGRRAARRDRAQRLSAVTALGAAPERTARGFLRPKKLSAVSVGADAGRATLRRRARSPLEIHGPDAFHETSEEIPPSVSGATPSPKGQQEGSSEAQGAQGQSGGQGQQEGDKADELKPLAENLQANLGALKEVLHYGLNSDVIVREFEIPTSPPTKAAIVFMEGLASKDIIDLAILQPLMLISNLNKDLRASDVLEIVERRLLPGNQVSRKHNLRGVVEGVIAGTTCLLIEGCATALEVETKSWEHRGVSQPTAEMVVHGPQEAFNETLKNNVALVRRRMRTPDLVSEILKVGTLSRVDCAVLYVEGLTNPKLVAEVKRRINAITADHIQDTGVLEQFIEDRPLVLVPQTLSTERPDRMAAFLAEGHVGLLLDGSPFGLIVPVTFWSLLHAAEDHFLRWPFGTFLRIVRVAALGAALLLPAVYIAVTNFHPEMIPTDLLLAIAATREKVPFPTAVEVIIMEMSFELIREAGIRVPGVIGPTLGIVGALILGQAAVAASIVSPILVIIVALTALGSFAIPNFNMAFAARITRFAYIALAAAFGFYGIAAGVFVQMLIYVSTRSFGVPFMSPVAPFAQSSGDVVLRYPSWSMELRPPFLQTSPRERQPEVARGWTQAGGVDAPSPSPPPVQPSRGARTKAAGTPAPAAEPGPQDKGGTGRA, via the coding sequence TTGAGCTTTCTTCGGAACATCTTGAACGAGATAGTGTCCCTCCTCTCCTTCGAAAACCCCGCACGCGAGGAGGAGTTTGTCCTCGACACGCAGCCGAAGCTCCCCGGGCTCACATCTGACGCGCCGCGGACCGGCGGCGCATCTCCAGGCGCGTCCGCAGGGCCGGACACGGGGCAGGGCAAAGCCCAGGGGCGGGAGCAAGGTACAGGCCAAGTCGGGAGGCGTGCGGCCCGCCGCGACCGGGCTCAACGGCTCTCGGCGGTCACAGCCCTCGGAGCAGCCCCGGAGCGCACCGCACGGGGGTTCCTGAGGCCAAAGAAGCTCTCCGCGGTCAGCGTCGGCGCCGACGCAGGCCGTGCCACCCTTCGGCGACGAGCGCGGAGCCCTCTTGAGATTCATGGCCCCGACGCCTTCCACGAAACGTCCGAGGAGATCCCTCCGTCGGTGAGCGGCGCGACACCGTCTCCCAAGGGGCAGCAGGAGGGTTCCTCCGAGGCCCAAGGCGCCCAAGGACAGAGCGGCGGGCAAGGGCAACAGGAGGGGGACAAGGCTGATGAGCTGAAGCCTCTCGCAGAGAACCTCCAGGCGAACCTCGGCGCGCTCAAAGAGGTCCTGCATTATGGTTTGAACTCTGATGTGATCGTGAGGGAGTTCGAGATACCTACGAGCCCGCCCACGAAGGCCGCCATCGTGTTCATGGAAGGCCTGGCGAGCAAGGACATCATCGACCTTGCGATCCTCCAGCCGCTCATGCTCATATCCAACCTGAACAAAGACCTTCGGGCCTCTGATGTCCTGGAGATCGTGGAGCGCCGTCTCCTGCCGGGCAATCAGGTATCACGCAAGCACAATCTGCGTGGCGTCGTCGAAGGGGTCATTGCCGGGACCACTTGTTTGCTCATCGAAGGATGTGCCACCGCTCTCGAAGTCGAAACCAAGTCGTGGGAACACCGGGGCGTGAGCCAGCCCACGGCGGAAATGGTGGTGCACGGCCCGCAGGAGGCCTTCAACGAGACGCTCAAGAACAACGTGGCGCTGGTTCGAAGGCGGATGCGCACACCCGACTTGGTTAGCGAGATTCTGAAGGTGGGCACGCTGTCCAGGGTGGACTGCGCTGTGCTCTATGTGGAGGGCCTCACCAATCCCAAGTTGGTAGCTGAGGTGAAACGACGTATCAACGCCATCACGGCCGACCACATACAGGACACGGGCGTGCTCGAGCAGTTCATCGAAGACCGACCCCTCGTGCTGGTGCCGCAAACGCTGTCGACCGAGCGCCCCGACAGAATGGCGGCCTTCCTAGCCGAGGGGCACGTCGGGCTCCTCCTGGATGGAAGCCCGTTCGGCCTCATCGTCCCGGTCACGTTCTGGTCGCTGCTACACGCCGCGGAGGACCATTTCCTGAGGTGGCCCTTCGGCACGTTCCTCCGCATCGTCCGGGTGGCTGCGCTTGGAGCGGCGCTGCTGCTGCCCGCCGTGTACATAGCTGTAACGAACTTCCACCCGGAGATGATCCCCACCGATCTCCTTCTCGCTATCGCGGCAACCCGCGAGAAGGTACCCTTTCCAACGGCGGTCGAGGTCATCATCATGGAGATGTCCTTCGAGCTCATTCGAGAGGCGGGGATCCGCGTGCCCGGCGTGATAGGACCCACGTTGGGGATAGTAGGCGCGCTCATTCTCGGTCAGGCCGCCGTCGCGGCGTCCATAGTCAGCCCGATCCTTGTTATAATCGTCGCCCTGACAGCCCTTGGTTCCTTCGCTATACCCAACTTCAACATGGCGTTCGCCGCGCGCATCACGCGGTTCGCCTACATCGCGCTCGCAGCGGCGTTCGGATTCTACGGCATCGCGGCGGGAGTGTTTGTTCAGATGCTCATATACGTGAGCACGAGATCTTTCGGCGTACCGTTCATGTCCCCCGTCGCCCCGTTCGCCCAATCCAGCGGCGACGTAGTCCTCCGGTACCCTTCGTGGAGCATGGAGCTGCGCCCGCCGTTCCTCCAAACCAGCCCGAGGGAGCGCCAACCCGAGGTTGCACGTGGATGGACCCAGGCCGGAGGAGTCGACGCACCCTCGCCAAGCCCGCCCCCCGTGCAACCTTCGCGAGGGGCCCGCACGAAAGCTGCGGGAACGCCGGCCCCGGCGGCCGAGCCAGGGCCGCAGGACAAGGGGGGCACGGGGCGTGCTTGA